CGAGGGATTGACTCATAATCGCTCCAAGAACACCGCTTCCCCCTGTTACCACTGCTACTTTATCCGTTAAATCAACTTGAAATGGCAGATGCATCATTCTTCCTCCATTCTTGCGATTGTATCAAGAATGCCGTTCAGGTAAGAGGCCCCCAGTGCACGGTCAAACAATCCATAGCCAGGCCGGCCTTCTTCTCCCCAAATCATGCGTCCGTGATCGGGTCGAATCGGACCCACAAAACCGTCGTTTACTAATTTTTTCATGACATCAACCATAGGAAGAGAACCATCATGAATTGAATGAGAGGTTTCCTGGAAAGACTTCTCCCCGGTCCACTTCACGTTTCTCGCATGAACGAAATGGATACGGCCTTTGGCTGCTTCCAAAATATCAAATAGATTATTGTTTCGATCCGCTCCATAAGATCCCGTGCAGAAGGTGATGCCGTTAGAAGGACTGTTCACTTTCTGTAATAAATAGGTGATATTCTCCTCATTTGTGATGATGCGCGGTAAACCGAATATCGACCATGGTGGATCATCCGGATGGATAGCCATACAAAGGTTCTCTTCTTCCGCTACAGGAATGATTTCCTCCAGGAAGTAGATCAGATGATTCATCAGTTGGCTTTCTTCCATACCACGATAGGCTTCCATGATAGATTCAAGTTCAGAAGTTTGATAGGAAAGATCCCAGCCCGGAAGAACCAATTCCCCACTCAGAGGATCAATGGAGCGCGCCTCTTCTTCGGAATAGGCTAAAGAAGTGGATCCGTCCGGGAGGCTTTCATGTAAATTCGTCCGTGTCCAGTCAAAAACCGGCATGAAATTATAGCAGATGGTATGGATGCCGGCTTTCTTCAAATTCCTCAGCGTTTGTTGATAATTCTTTATATAACGATCCCTTGCAGGACGGCCCAGCTTGATATCTTCATGAACGGGTACACTCTCTACCACATTCCATTTAAGTCCAGCTTGTTCTATGACTTCCTTCAAATCCATTATCCGCTCATATGGCCATATTTCTCCTGCAGGGATATCATAAATAGCGGTAACAATGCCTTCCATCCGGGGGATTTGTTTAATGTTCTCCAACGTCACCGGATCCTCGTGGTTGTACCAGCGAAAGCTCATTTCCATCAGATCACTCCTCTCTATAAATTAAAGTAGCGCTTTGCGTTGTAATAGGATATATCCTGCACATAGCTTCCCAGCCATTTCGAATCTGCAGGCACTCTTCCTTCCTCCATCCATCGCCCGAGCAGGTTACAAAGAATCCTCCGGAAATACTCATGCCTGGAAAAGGACAAGAACGAACGGGAATCTGTCAGCATGCCGATGAAGTGCCTTATCAGTCCGACATTCGCAAGAATCTTCATCTGATCTTCCATTCCATCAATATGGTCATTAAACCACCAGGCCGTACCGAACTGGACTTTCCCCGGGATGCTTCCATCCTGAAAGTTTCCAGCCATCGTTGCCAGGATATAGTTATCTCTTGGGTTCAGACCGAAGAGGACGGTTTTCGGAAGGGTATCCTCATATTCCAGAGAATCAAGGAACCTTGACAGGGCATCCGCCAAAGGAGCATCCCCGATAGAGTCGTATCCGGAATCCCTGCCGATAGCTTCAAGCATTTTTGTATTATTATTCCGAAGCGGACCGATATGTAACTGCATCACCCAGCCCCGCTTGGAATAGTCCGAAGCTAAATGAAGAAGCGTCCTTGTTTGGTATTTTTCTACTTCCAGATCCGTCAAAACGCCACCATTCAAGCGCTTCTGATAAATCCTTTCGACCTCTGCTTCTGTACTCTCTTCATAGAACATCCGGTTCAGTCCATGATCCGATGCACGGCATCCGTGCTGATCGAAATACTCTATCCTGTTGGAGAGAGCAGTAAGGAAGTCTTTATAAGTATTAAGGTTTTCATCCACTACTTCTCCTAGTTTCTCTGTCCAGCTGATAAACCCGGCACCAGCGATATTAAGTGCTTGATCCGGACGGAAGGAAGGAGCGACTTTCACATCCAACTGTTCCTTTGCTATCCATTGATGAGCAGATAAATCATCGGTCGGGTCATCGGTCGTACCGAGAAATTCCACTCGATCCTTTGCCAAAAGGCTTCGAACCGACATACTCTTTTCTTTCAATGCGGCATTGGTTCTTTCCCATATGTCGTCGGCCGTCTCCGGTGAGAGGAAGTCATGAATGCCAAAGTAGTTTTTTAATTCCATCTGCGTCCATTGGAAGAGAGGATTTCCTAATGTATTCGGCACTGTTTCTGCCCAAGCATCAAATTTCTCTTTCTTGGATGCGTTCCCTGTTATGAAGTGCTCCTTTATCCCGTTTGCCCGCATCAACCTCCATTTGTAATGGTCTCCGGACAACCAGACATCCGTAATGGTCTCAAAGCTGCTGTCATCCGCTACTTCCTGTGGAGGAAGGTGATTATGAAAATCGATGATCGGCATGTCCCTGGCATAATCATGGTATAACTCTTTCGCATAAGCGGTGGTCAGTAGAAAGTCATCAGTCAATAATTGCGGCATATCCAATCCCCTCCTCTATTTATTTAAGTTCCATTGATACGTATGTTCCGTCAATCGCTCTCCATTCACTTCTATGGTCCGCTCCTCTGTTTCAGGGAAGTAAAGATTCACAGATTCATATGGAGGTCGGTACTTCCCTTCCAGTTCTACATGTACTTGAACCACATCCGGTGTTGTTTTCATTACTGTTTTAATCCAACTGCAGTTTCCTTGTTCGTACTCCATCGTTTCTCCGTCATCCTCATAAACCTTCCTTCTGCTCTCACCTGTTTCCTTAGAAGGAAAAATCAATAGTCCCCGCTCGTCCTTATCTTTCGTTGCGAAAGTCACGGCACCGTCTCGAATCGGGAGCACAGATCCACCTTGAGCAAATAATGGAACGGTATGGATGGAAACAGGAAGAGTTAAAGACTGCCCTCCTGCATGCCATATGTGAGAGGCAATGTCATACCAACCATCCTTATTTTCAGGAAGGTACACCGTTCTTTCTTTCTGCCCCTTCTCCATTACATTAGCAACCAACAGATCTTTACCTACTAGGAAATCATCGCTCTCCTCGAACGTATGCGGGTCCTTCTCGAAATGGTAAAAGGTCGGAGTCAACATTGGCTGATGTTCTGCATGAGCTTGATATAACAGGTGATAGAGATAAGGCAGCCACTTGACACGTTCTTTCATCCAATAGCGGATCTCCTCCACGTGTTCTTCGTACATCCAGGGAACGTTGACCGTTTTGTCGTCGTTCCAGGAGTGAATCGTAAATCTTGGATGGAAGATACCATTTTGTATCCAGCGGATAAATAACTCCGGTTCCGGAGCTTTCCCTGCAAATCCACCCACATCATGACCGAAGTTGTAAATCCCGGAAAGGCTAAGACTGAGGCCCATCTTCTGGTTGTAGCGGATAGTTTTCCAATCGGTATAATTATCTCCTGACCAAGTCTGCACATAACGGTGCATACCAGGGCCGCCTGATCTGGATATCAAATAAGGACGCCTTTCTGGTGCATACTCTCTCTGCGCTTCATAAGATGCTTTCATCATCAACAAAGTCTGGATCGGTTTTAAAAGAGATACCGGCACCTGCTTACCGAAACCGTCCGCCAGTGCTCGTTCATCCCATATTTCATATTCGTTGTTATCGTTCCATGTAGAATCAATTCCATAAGCAAGCAACGTTTCTTTGACACGATCCTTCCACCAGTGAATCGTTGCTTCATTCGTAAAGTCCAGGTAAGATCCAAGCTCATCCCAAAACTGGGAGACCTCCGGATTTATTCCGGTGTAATCTTTGATGAAGAGCTGCTCGTCTTTCAGTTTTTCATACTCCGGGTGGTCGACAAGCAGCGCTGGTTTAATGTTGGCACATACTTGGATACCGTGATCATGAAAATGATCGTTCATTCCCTGCGGATCTGGAATTTTGCTTTTGTTCCAGTGGAATACATAACGCTTATCTCCGATGGATGTATATCCGGAAGACAACTGAAAGGAATCGCAAGGGATGTCGTATGCTTTACAGGCCTCCACGAACTTCTTCAGTTGATCCTGAGCATCCGGTTCATCCGTATAGGTCATCGTAGAACCTGAATAACCGAGACTCCATTTTGGAGGAAAGATAGTCCGGCCGGTCATCCAGGTGTAGGTTTCCACCACATCTTTGATTTCGGGACCAAGAATGAAATAATAATCAAGGTTGCCATTCTTGGCATGGTAATAGCGGTACAACCCATGGTAGTTGTCCAGCTCTGCCCCCATATCAAAGGTGCTGTCAGAGTAATTATCGTAATAAATCCCGTAAGAACTTTCCGTTACCGGAGAATGCACCAGATAGAATGGAATATGTTTGTATAACGGGTCTGTATGTTCCGCATCGTATCCCATGGCATCGATCGTCCGCATTTGGTACCTTTTATGGTGTCGGTCCATCCTTCCGCCTTTTTCTCCGAGCCCGTAGTAATGATCCCGGGCATCGCGCTCCATATAGTGCGATACCCCTTCTCCCAGCTGCTTACTGAAGTTATAGCTTTGTGTTTTGCGGTCTCCGGCTATTTTCCTCCAGCTGTCTTGATCCTTCTCATACCAGTCGATACAGAATCCATCCATATGAATGACTGCTTTTAAGGAGTTAGTCCATACCTGAACCGTCCCTTCTTCTTCTTTCACATCGTATGAAGGTAAAGAAAACGGAGATAAGTCAAAACGGTCCCGCCCCGCAAAAGGAACATCCTCCATGCCAGGCGCAATTGTCCACGTTTGCCCCAGACTATGAGCTGATTCCATCCGGTTGTACACACGGAAAATCCGCTCCTCTAAAATATATAATTGGACGATATTGTCTTCTGCCTGAAAGGTTAATACATTAGGCTTCTGTTCGGTTAAGCAAAAAGTTAATGTTGATATCATTCTTCTTTACTCCTTTCCTCTCATCAAGTGAGTCCGAATAAACGCGGCAGCACCATACTGATCCACGGAATGTATGTGATAAGCATCAAAGCAATAATTAAAGCTACGAACATTTTGGTCAGCGGCTTAAGAACCGATTCAATAGACACATTGGCGACACTGCATCCGACAAACAAAGCACTCCCTACCGGCGGGGTCATAATACCGATACACAGGTTGAACACCAGGACGATACCGAAATGCACAGGATCCATGCCGAGCTGCACCGCAATCGGAAGGAAGA
This sequence is a window from Bacillus sp. SB49. Protein-coding genes within it:
- a CDS encoding glycoside hydrolase family 31 protein, with the protein product MISTLTFCLTEQKPNVLTFQAEDNIVQLYILEERIFRVYNRMESAHSLGQTWTIAPGMEDVPFAGRDRFDLSPFSLPSYDVKEEEGTVQVWTNSLKAVIHMDGFCIDWYEKDQDSWRKIAGDRKTQSYNFSKQLGEGVSHYMERDARDHYYGLGEKGGRMDRHHKRYQMRTIDAMGYDAEHTDPLYKHIPFYLVHSPVTESSYGIYYDNYSDSTFDMGAELDNYHGLYRYYHAKNGNLDYYFILGPEIKDVVETYTWMTGRTIFPPKWSLGYSGSTMTYTDEPDAQDQLKKFVEACKAYDIPCDSFQLSSGYTSIGDKRYVFHWNKSKIPDPQGMNDHFHDHGIQVCANIKPALLVDHPEYEKLKDEQLFIKDYTGINPEVSQFWDELGSYLDFTNEATIHWWKDRVKETLLAYGIDSTWNDNNEYEIWDERALADGFGKQVPVSLLKPIQTLLMMKASYEAQREYAPERRPYLISRSGGPGMHRYVQTWSGDNYTDWKTIRYNQKMGLSLSLSGIYNFGHDVGGFAGKAPEPELFIRWIQNGIFHPRFTIHSWNDDKTVNVPWMYEEHVEEIRYWMKERVKWLPYLYHLLYQAHAEHQPMLTPTFYHFEKDPHTFEESDDFLVGKDLLVANVMEKGQKERTVYLPENKDGWYDIASHIWHAGGQSLTLPVSIHTVPLFAQGGSVLPIRDGAVTFATKDKDERGLLIFPSKETGESRRKVYEDDGETMEYEQGNCSWIKTVMKTTPDVVQVHVELEGKYRPPYESVNLYFPETEERTIEVNGERLTEHTYQWNLNK
- a CDS encoding mannonate dehydratase encodes the protein MEMSFRWYNHEDPVTLENIKQIPRMEGIVTAIYDIPAGEIWPYERIMDLKEVIEQAGLKWNVVESVPVHEDIKLGRPARDRYIKNYQQTLRNLKKAGIHTICYNFMPVFDWTRTNLHESLPDGSTSLAYSEEEARSIDPLSGELVLPGWDLSYQTSELESIMEAYRGMEESQLMNHLIYFLEEIIPVAEEENLCMAIHPDDPPWSIFGLPRIITNEENITYLLQKVNSPSNGITFCTGSYGADRNNNLFDILEAAKGRIHFVHARNVKWTGEKSFQETSHSIHDGSLPMVDVMKKLVNDGFVGPIRPDHGRMIWGEEGRPGYGLFDRALGASYLNGILDTIARMEEE
- the uxaC gene encoding glucuronate isomerase; this translates as MPQLLTDDFLLTTAYAKELYHDYARDMPIIDFHNHLPPQEVADDSSFETITDVWLSGDHYKWRLMRANGIKEHFITGNASKKEKFDAWAETVPNTLGNPLFQWTQMELKNYFGIHDFLSPETADDIWERTNAALKEKSMSVRSLLAKDRVEFLGTTDDPTDDLSAHQWIAKEQLDVKVAPSFRPDQALNIAGAGFISWTEKLGEVVDENLNTYKDFLTALSNRIEYFDQHGCRASDHGLNRMFYEESTEAEVERIYQKRLNGGVLTDLEVEKYQTRTLLHLASDYSKRGWVMQLHIGPLRNNNTKMLEAIGRDSGYDSIGDAPLADALSRFLDSLEYEDTLPKTVLFGLNPRDNYILATMAGNFQDGSIPGKVQFGTAWWFNDHIDGMEDQMKILANVGLIRHFIGMLTDSRSFLSFSRHEYFRRILCNLLGRWMEEGRVPADSKWLGSYVQDISYYNAKRYFNL